In Methanosphaera sp. ISO3-F5, a genomic segment contains:
- a CDS encoding histone, translating into MSEIPKAPVTRIVKSAGAERISKEAEEKIVEAVEAYTAKLAAAAIDLAKHADRKTIQPEDVELALKHF; encoded by the coding sequence ATGAGTGAAATACCAAAAGCACCAGTTACAAGAATAGTTAAAAGTGCAGGTGCAGAAAGAATAAGCAAAGAAGCAGAAGAAAAAATCGTTGAAGCAGTAGAAGCATACACAGCAAAACTCGCAGCAGCAGCTATCGACTTAGCAAAACACGCTGACAGAAAAACTATTCAACCAGAAGATGTAGAATTAGCTTTAAAACACTTCTAA
- a CDS encoding sodium-dependent transporter: protein MSKTSHEKDNYQWNSTFSFLMAMIGAAVGLGNIWRFSYVLYSNGGGAFFIPYVVAILIMGIPFLILEYGLGATFKNSLSNILKKIRPQLEVIGWITAFLVFLVLTYYVVIMGWDMIYLVLSLFKGWGTNPDAYFMTNIVVGSNNLQGITSFVIPTLIATILIWVLLWYISHKALDKGISKVVNILIPLLFIMMAIIVIYAFTLPGMWTGVTALLNPDWSLLLYINVWLAAFGQIIFSLSMGQAIAVTYASYLPEKSKLVDNVLVVVLSNSSFEIFTAFGVFSILGFMSLTSGLPIHDIATSGTGLLFVVFPEIFNVMGDMAYIIAPIFFLCVFFAGITSALAFLEPMTLAVSRKFRLPRVRSVTILCIFGALMSLVYTTASGNYILTIADGFINQFGIILVVILQSLIFGWSYGVEKLLPVLNEYSTVKVGKTWVFVIKYLLPIFLSVMWIIGMIDLFKTQSSLDIILQLIIALIFVVIPLVLTILPSREDI from the coding sequence ATGTCCAAAACATCACACGAAAAAGATAATTATCAATGGAACAGTACCTTTTCATTCCTAATGGCGATGATAGGGGCAGCAGTAGGATTGGGAAATATATGGCGATTTAGTTACGTGTTATACTCAAATGGTGGAGGAGCATTCTTTATACCATATGTTGTAGCAATACTAATAATGGGAATACCCTTCTTAATCTTGGAATATGGATTGGGAGCAACATTCAAGAACTCATTATCAAACATACTAAAAAAGATAAGACCACAACTAGAAGTAATAGGTTGGATAACGGCATTTCTAGTATTTCTAGTATTAACGTACTATGTGGTGATAATGGGATGGGATATGATATACTTGGTACTGAGCTTATTTAAGGGATGGGGAACAAACCCTGACGCATATTTCATGACCAATATAGTGGTAGGCTCAAATAATCTTCAAGGAATCACATCATTCGTAATTCCTACATTAATTGCAACAATACTAATATGGGTCTTATTATGGTACATATCACATAAAGCATTAGATAAAGGGATATCAAAAGTAGTGAATATATTAATTCCATTACTATTCATAATGATGGCAATTATTGTAATCTATGCATTCACATTACCTGGAATGTGGACTGGAGTAACAGCACTATTAAATCCGGATTGGAGTCTACTATTATATATTAATGTCTGGTTAGCAGCATTTGGACAAATAATATTCTCATTATCAATGGGACAGGCAATTGCAGTAACATATGCAAGTTACCTTCCAGAAAAATCTAAATTAGTTGATAACGTTTTAGTAGTAGTTTTATCAAATTCAAGCTTTGAAATATTCACTGCATTCGGAGTTTTCAGTATACTTGGATTTATGTCATTAACAAGTGGACTGCCAATTCATGACATTGCAACAAGTGGTACGGGATTACTGTTTGTTGTGTTCCCGGAAATATTTAATGTAATGGGTGACATGGCATATATAATTGCACCAATATTCTTCCTATGTGTATTTTTTGCAGGAATAACATCGGCATTAGCATTCCTGGAACCAATGACACTGGCTGTGTCAAGAAAGTTCAGATTGCCTCGTGTAAGATCAGTAACTATACTATGTATATTTGGTGCATTGATGTCATTAGTATATACTACGGCATCAGGAAATTATATATTGACCATAGCTGATGGATTTATTAATCAATTTGGAATAATTCTGGTTGTAATATTACAATCATTAATATTTGGATGGAGTTATGGAGTTGAAAAATTACTGCCTGTATTAAATGAATACTCAACAGTAAAAGTTGGAAAAACATGGGTATTTGTTATAAAATATTTACTGCCTATATTCTTATCAGTAATGTGGATAATAGGTATGATAGACTTGTTTAAAACTCAATCATCCTTAGATATAATATTACAACTCATAATTGCTTTAATCTTTGTTGTAATACCATTGGTATTAACAATATTACCTTCCAGAGAAGATATTTAA
- a CDS encoding LL-diaminopimelate aminotransferase, with the protein MAVNVNEYYENIQNNYLFVEIARRVDKYQEENPDADLIKMGIGDVTKPLVKSVIKAFHNAVDEMADADKFRGYGPEQGYDFLIEDVIENDFKPLGVELKNSEVFISDGAKCDTGNFQELFSQDNIIAVTDPVYPVYVDSNVMAGRSGKPTDDGFYENIVYLPCTAENDFVPELPKEDVDIIYLCYPNNPTGTTLTKDQLKVWVDYAHEKNALILFDAAYEAFISTDNVPHSIYEIEGAKEVAVEFRSYSKTAGFTGTRCGYCVVPEEIFIKNSKGEDVQLNPLWNRRQSTKFNGASYPVQRAAQAIYTDEGKKEIRENLDYYLENAKVIRDNLEKIGLKVYGGVDSPYIWFKTPDDIDSWTFFDILLDQANVVSTPGAGFGPSGEGYIRLTAFNTYEKTVEAMERIKELKF; encoded by the coding sequence ATGGCAGTAAATGTAAATGAATATTATGAAAATATACAAAATAATTACTTATTTGTAGAAATAGCAAGACGTGTAGATAAATACCAGGAAGAAAATCCTGATGCTGATCTTATTAAGATGGGTATTGGTGATGTGACAAAACCTTTAGTAAAAAGTGTTATTAAAGCATTCCATAATGCTGTTGATGAAATGGCTGATGCTGATAAATTCAGAGGTTATGGTCCTGAACAGGGTTATGACTTTTTAATTGAAGATGTTATTGAAAATGATTTTAAACCATTAGGTGTTGAACTTAAAAATAGTGAAGTATTTATTAGTGATGGTGCAAAATGTGATACTGGTAATTTCCAGGAATTGTTTTCACAGGACAATATTATCGCTGTAACTGACCCTGTATATCCTGTATATGTAGATAGTAATGTTATGGCAGGACGTAGCGGTAAACCTACTGATGATGGTTTCTATGAAAACATTGTATACTTACCTTGTACTGCTGAAAATGATTTTGTTCCAGAGCTTCCAAAAGAAGATGTGGATATTATATACTTATGTTATCCTAACAATCCTACTGGTACTACTTTAACAAAAGACCAGTTAAAAGTTTGGGTAGATTATGCTCATGAAAAAAATGCTTTAATATTATTTGATGCTGCTTATGAAGCATTTATTTCCACAGACAATGTTCCTCACAGTATTTATGAAATTGAAGGAGCTAAAGAAGTTGCTGTTGAATTCAGAAGTTATTCAAAAACTGCTGGTTTTACCGGTACCCGTTGTGGTTACTGTGTTGTTCCTGAAGAAATATTTATTAAGAATTCCAAGGGCGAAGATGTTCAGTTAAATCCTTTATGGAACAGAAGACAATCCACTAAATTTAATGGTGCTTCTTATCCTGTTCAGAGAGCTGCTCAGGCAATTTATACTGATGAAGGTAAGAAAGAAATTCGTGAAAATCTTGATTATTACTTAGAAAATGCTAAAGTTATTCGTGATAATCTTGAAAAGATTGGATTAAAAGTTTATGGTGGTGTTGACAGTCCATATATCTGGTTTAAAACACCTGATGATATTGATTCCTGGACTTTCTTTGACATTTTACTTGACCAAGCAAATGTTGTAAGTACTCCTGGTGCTGGTTTTGGTCCTAGTGGTGAAGGTTACATACGATTAACTGCTTTTAACACTTATGAAAAAACTGTCGAAGCAATGGAAAGAATTAAAGAATTAAAATTCTAA
- a CDS encoding glutamate--tRNA ligase has protein sequence MDIEETIYKYALTNAVEHGNNCQTGSVIGMVMSKHPDMRKDPKTVSQLAGKLVAKVNAMSPEEQQKELDQLGGIEEHKRAPEKPKGLPELENIKDGKVKLRFAPNPSGPLHIGHARAAILNLLYQKKYDGKLVLRIEDTDPKRVEPDAYTAIPEDLAWLGIEADEAYIQSDRLDIYYEYAVKAIECGAAYMCTCDGGDFKKLKDNCEPCPCRDHSVEENMELWNKFPEMDEGEAVLRVKTDITHKNPAIRDWVAMRIVNQEHPRIGNKYKIYPMMNFSVTVDDHLLGITHVLRGKDHLANSEKQAYLYEHFGWDIPEFIHYGRLKMDDVLLSTSKAREGIENGTYSGWDDPRLGTIKAIARRGIKKEVLYELIEEIGTKQADATISWKKIYGLNRNIIEEETNRYFFIPEAVKVDIENLPEDKKELTVERELHYNEPEKGFRTLKFNGSAYIPKDDYDQAVNNNKPLRLMDLVNITVTGDSAMYDSDSLEEAQSKHARIIQWSPVDESISAKVVMPDNSVVEGYIEADSKDVHVDDMVQLERFGFARVDNITKDGITFYYTHN, from the coding sequence ATGGATATTGAAGAAACTATTTATAAATATGCTCTGACAAATGCTGTTGAGCATGGAAATAACTGTCAAACAGGATCAGTTATAGGTATGGTTATGAGTAAACATCCAGATATGAGAAAAGATCCTAAAACAGTTAGCCAACTTGCAGGAAAATTAGTTGCAAAAGTAAATGCAATGAGTCCTGAAGAACAACAAAAAGAACTTGACCAACTTGGTGGAATAGAAGAACATAAAAGAGCACCAGAAAAACCAAAAGGTTTACCTGAATTAGAAAACATAAAAGATGGAAAAGTAAAACTAAGGTTTGCTCCAAACCCATCAGGCCCATTACATATTGGTCATGCACGAGCAGCAATATTAAACCTGCTATATCAGAAAAAATATGATGGAAAACTTGTTCTAAGAATTGAAGATACCGATCCAAAAAGAGTAGAACCTGATGCTTATACTGCAATTCCTGAAGATCTTGCATGGCTTGGTATTGAAGCTGATGAAGCATATATTCAAAGCGACAGACTAGATATTTACTATGAATATGCTGTAAAAGCAATCGAATGTGGTGCAGCATATATGTGTACATGTGATGGTGGAGACTTTAAAAAGCTAAAAGATAATTGTGAACCTTGTCCATGTCGTGACCATAGTGTTGAAGAAAACATGGAATTATGGAACAAATTCCCAGAAATGGATGAAGGAGAAGCTGTTCTCCGTGTGAAAACAGACATAACACATAAGAATCCTGCTATACGTGACTGGGTTGCTATGAGAATTGTTAACCAAGAACATCCAAGAATTGGTAATAAGTATAAAATTTATCCTATGATGAACTTCTCCGTAACAGTAGATGATCATTTACTTGGAATAACACATGTTCTTCGTGGAAAAGATCACCTTGCAAATAGTGAAAAACAAGCATATCTCTATGAACACTTCGGATGGGATATTCCTGAATTTATTCACTATGGCCGGCTTAAAATGGATGATGTCCTCTTAAGTACTTCTAAAGCACGTGAAGGTATAGAAAATGGTACTTATAGCGGATGGGACGATCCAAGATTAGGTACTATCAAGGCAATTGCAAGACGTGGAATTAAAAAAGAAGTTTTATATGAACTTATAGAAGAAATTGGTACCAAACAGGCTGATGCAACAATTAGTTGGAAAAAAATTTACGGTTTAAACCGTAACATCATAGAAGAAGAGACAAATAGGTACTTCTTTATCCCAGAAGCCGTTAAAGTAGATATTGAAAATTTACCTGAAGATAAAAAGGAATTAACTGTTGAACGCGAACTTCATTATAATGAACCAGAAAAAGGTTTCAGAACCCTTAAATTCAATGGTAGTGCATATATCCCTAAAGATGATTATGATCAAGCAGTAAACAATAACAAACCATTAAGATTAATGGATTTAGTTAATATTACTGTAACTGGTGATTCAGCAATGTATGATAGTGACTCATTAGAAGAAGCACAAAGTAAACATGCACGTATTATCCAATGGTCTCCAGTAGATGAATCTATCAGTGCAAAGGTTGTAATGCCAGATAATAGTGTTGTTGAAGGATATATTGAAGCAGACAGTAAAGATGTTCATGTTGATGACATGGTACAACTTGAAAGATTTGGATTTGCAAGAGTAGATAATATAACAAAAGATGGAATTACATTCTATTACACACATAATTAA
- a CDS encoding CapA family protein: MNNKNKIIIIILLVLLLGILLVALDSPYLNIAQNIASGDVEKVLEPTNKIEKGNLSITVTGDVMFGRNMPGVLSLDSSPYRHVSNVTSDTDILLVNTENPFTTSGDAVKPDVPLKASPEYIPLLNATSGMVISANANNHVFDYGVTGMRDSIKNLDSNGIAHIGAGENKAEATKPITIEKEGHKITIFNYMDSENFQEYSQEVMPIAGDNSPGYSAWDDTESVEQIKQAKANGSDIIIVYMHYGNEYSRSPNENQIKISHLAIDAGASAVVGAHTHVTQGIEVYNGKPIFYNLGNFMFDQSNTATHSAYFVDFDVHGENITANVYPVYISGYLPQFMDSVDGKSLLSSLNPNCDQMTITDDGIGKIDFSVKNETK; this comes from the coding sequence TTGAACAATAAAAATAAAATAATTATAATAATACTTCTAGTACTGCTTCTAGGAATCCTGTTAGTTGCACTTGACAGCCCCTATTTGAATATAGCTCAAAATATAGCTAGTGGAGATGTAGAAAAAGTACTAGAACCAACAAATAAAATAGAAAAGGGAAACTTGTCCATTACAGTAACAGGTGATGTGATGTTTGGACGAAATATGCCTGGAGTATTATCATTAGACTCTAGTCCTTACAGGCATGTGAGCAACGTAACATCAGACACTGATATACTACTAGTAAACACAGAAAATCCTTTCACAACTAGTGGAGATGCAGTTAAACCAGATGTTCCATTAAAAGCAAGTCCAGAATATATACCATTACTAAACGCTACAAGCGGTATGGTAATATCAGCTAATGCAAACAATCACGTATTTGACTATGGAGTAACCGGTATGAGAGACTCCATAAAAAACCTTGACTCCAATGGCATAGCACATATCGGTGCAGGAGAAAACAAAGCTGAAGCAACAAAACCAATCACAATAGAAAAAGAAGGACATAAAATTACAATATTCAATTATATGGATAGTGAAAACTTCCAAGAATATTCTCAGGAAGTAATGCCAATTGCAGGAGATAACTCTCCGGGTTATTCTGCATGGGATGATACAGAAAGTGTTGAACAAATAAAACAAGCAAAAGCTAATGGTTCAGACATAATCATCGTTTATATGCATTATGGTAATGAATACTCAAGAAGTCCTAATGAAAACCAGATAAAAATTTCACACCTTGCAATAGATGCTGGAGCATCAGCAGTAGTTGGGGCTCATACGCATGTCACACAGGGAATAGAAGTATATAATGGTAAACCTATCTTTTATAATCTTGGTAATTTCATGTTTGATCAAAGTAATACAGCAACACATTCTGCATATTTTGTTGACTTTGATGTTCATGGAGAAAATATAACAGCAAATGTTTATCCAGTATATATTTCAGGATATCTTCCACAATTTATGGATAGTGTTGATGGAAAATCATTATTAAGCAGCCTTAATCCTAATTGTGATCAAATGACCATAACAGATGATGGAATAGGAAAAATAGATTTTTCAGTAAAGAATGAAACAAAATAA